The Primulina tabacum isolate GXHZ01 chromosome 1, ASM2559414v2, whole genome shotgun sequence genome contains the following window.
CTAAAAGAATGAGGAGGCAAACAAATGATTAACGATCACACTGTTTACGCTCAATAATTAATGAATCAAAATCTGTAAGTTAACATCTTTTCTGTTTATAGGAATCGTTTAAAATTTAGTTTGATGCCTTAAAGCTCTTGTATTTATGTACTGGTTATACTTTATAATGAATAGGGTGTAAACTTTGTATGAATAGGAAGGATGCAATAcgcttttttttttgaaattttaccaATTTTGAAGGATATGAGGGACCCAGGAGATAGCCCAGGTGGTCTCACCCCATTCCCTCCCCCCCCTAGGTCGTACGATCGAGCCCTCCCCATGTAATAAATAAAATCTTTGTAGGACGTGACTCCGCCAGGGGGTCCAATTCTTGTCTTTTTGCAGCACCACTCAGCTTCAATCTTTTTGCACTTGTAAAATTGCGTTACAACATAAACAAAAAGGTTTCTGTCTGTACAGCGGACAACATCGACATATTTCAAACATGAGATTGAAGCTACGCATGCTCCTTTTGATCACCATATTTAATATACGTGTCATTAAGCGGGCAGGGGAAGGATTGAAGGAAGAGATCCTCGAAATGAGTTGAGGGAAAATTGTTGATAGGTTGCTAAAATTGGCGTGTTTTATTTTCCTCCAACAGCAATTTATGATTAGAATGTAATTTTGAACTTTCATTATGTGGTAATGATATCATGCTCTTGCATAGACAAGCAATTTGATAATAAACCCACAAGTTGAGAACAAGGAGTACGTGCTCGAGTCGAGCAAAATGAAAATGACTCAAATTCATTTCATCACAACACCTAGACCGACCATAAATGCGGCTTCAGAGACGAGACTTGTCAAGATCATCGAAGAAAGGATGTTCCATAGCTTTCTTGGCTGAAATTCTCTTAGCTGGTTCGTAGTGCAGCATTTCCTGAAATTGAGAATCATAAAAAGGACTATTCTTGGAAGACATTTTAAGACAATATTTGATCGTGACAACAAGTTTAACAAAACAAAGCTTACGGATAAGAGGTTTAGTCCCTTCTCATCCAGTTCCTTAACCATTGAAGACAGTGGCTGTGGACTCCACTGTGGATATTCATGCCAGTTCACAAGCTTGCTCACACCAGGCCACACTTTTTCGTTTGGAGTACCCAACAATCTGTTTCAGATTTTAGATTCAGTAAGAACTTAAATGCAGCCAAAATTGAAGATccaattttctttattttttggtCTATCAAACCTGAATATGTGTAGAAGCTGTTGAAGCTCTGAGTCTCCAGCAAAGAGAGCTTGGTTTGTCACCAACTCAGCTGAATTTTAGTAAACAGAATAAAATACTTTAATGTTCTAGTTGGATATCTTATTTACGAGATACAACGTGGTATAGGGAGAATTAGATCTCTACCAAATATGCAGGCAACAGACCAGATATCCACTGCAGGTGAGTAATGTGTAGCACCCAGAAGCACTTCTGGAGCTCTGTACCAGAGGGTCAATATCTGGAAGAAGACCGTGAAATTAGCAAACATTAAAAGATATCAATCCAGTTATCTGATTAGATAATTGCTGTCTAGGCCAGAATGTTACCTCATGAGTATACTTTTTTATGGGTACTGTATACGATCTGGCCAATCCAAGATCGGCTATTTTAAGCGTCATTGTCTTGGGATCCATCAAAAGATTGTGCGGCTTAAGATCCCTACATAATTGAAATGATGAACATCATGATGAAATAGAAAAACTAAGAACTAAGGTTGATGGTGTATAAATTTGATGAGAAACCTATGAATTACCTGTGTAAAACACCATGACCATGGCAAAAAGCAACTCCCTTACAAAGCTGGTACATTAAGCTCTGCGAATTAACAACAATAGATTCAAGGCATGCACAAGTATAACATCATCAATACAAGGAAGATAAATTCCCTCGAGTTGAGAAGCTATGAATACCTTCACAGCTGCAGGTGGGACATGGCCTCCGGTTTGACGGAAGCTCCGGATGTATTTCTTGAGGTCAGTATCCATGTACTCGAACACCAAATAAAGAACTGTCTTTCCTTCCTTATTCTGGCCTTGTTTCACGTCCATCAGTCTGCATAAGTTTATTTTAAAGGAAAtttgttaaataaaaaatatttgaaacgaCGTGTAACAGAAAGCCTGACAGAGTATATAATTAACATCTGTCTTAATGAAATGAAATTCATCAAAAGAAACCAACAACtgaataaacaataaataactAGAAATTAGCAAAAAAAATCAGCCTaaactaatttaattatctgGCTAATTGTATGTAAATTACAATTATAGCTCGAGGCTTCGGGATTAAACTAGAGGAATGCAGAACAAAGACTAACAGAGATAATATAAAGAATAACCATACATAAATCTCAAGAAAACCAAACAAAATCTGGAATTTGGACCCACAAACCGGGGAAAACACTCACAACCAGAAAGTTTTCTACCTAATACCTATTCCCGTCTCTGAAAGAGCAAAAAACAATTATATTGAAATAGAGTAAACCAAGACTAAATCCCCTGCAATTGAACtttaaaaacgtttcaaaatctCAAGAACTGCTCCGAAGACAACCAAGAAACCTCAAATCACGCTCAGGGAATCCATCACAAACAATCAAGAAATCGAACAGGGTTCCAATTTACGAACCCTAAAAAACCCAAATCCACATGAAAAGTGGGCGAAACGTAACGTTAAGTGCTACACATATAAATAACCTGACGACATGGGGATCTCTGGAGAGCATACGCAACAACGAGACCTCTCTGAGAGTGGTGGGGGGCACTCCCTCTTCGTCTTCATGAAGACGGGTCTTCTTCAATGCCACGATCTTCCCAGTGGCTTTCTCTCTCGCTCGGTACACTTTACCGTACGTTCCTTCTCCAACTTTCTCCAGTTTTTCGAACGCCTCCATTGCAGATTTCGCTTTCTCCTCCATTTCTCTGAAGAATTTGGTTATGAAAATGGGAAGTCGCAGAAAAGAGGAACTTGTTTCTGTTTGAAGCCGCGGTTGGGGATTGTATGTATATTCGTTTGTTTAGCAACGgtaacatttttgaaattcaAAATGGCTCCGTTGAAATCCCAAAATTAGCCCCGACTGAGATTCCAATAGATGCAAAAATAGGTgacattattttcattttagtCTTATTGCTTTGTGAGAGAAAGATCaatcttatattttaaataatttaaatagattttaaattatataaaaaattttgaacTAAAAGTACTTCTATTTCTAAATTGGTTCTTTAATAATAAAGACAttcaaaataaacaaataaatttctcacaaaaaataagattttgatttttaaagatTGCAAAATTTTGGCATACTCATAAAAAAATAGATGAAGCTTTTTAAGACGATTTCACGGATTTATGTGcataaaaattatcaatttgatctatacttgaaataaaatataatattttaaaataaaaattaatattttttttatccgCGGTAGGAAAAATGTGTATACCATTTTTGTGCCATTAAATATAAGCATTTGAACGATGGACCAGGTAAAAGAACTATCCTACCACTCGTGTTGAAACAAGCATTATATTTTGAGGaattatttcaagaaaaatgctaaatgTACCTCTTGTATATCATCACTTACATtataacttaaattttttttattctattgCGGTGTAATATTTTGAACGAGTACCTCCCCCGTGCCCTCTCCCAACCACTCACTAAGCCCTCCTAGAACTCGATAACAGCTTGCTATGCGAGATGAGCAGCAGCCCGAGCACACTCGGCTTCTCAGGAGTCGTGATCCCATTAGCATGGAGGCCATTCACGAGTGTTTTGGCGGACATCGCATGGAGATGGTACTCACTGCCCACATATGGTGCAACGGTACATCCGTCCGGATCTTTTCAGTTTCTTGCGCTCACCACAGGTGCGTCGCCGGCCGCAGTAGTTGGCGGTAGAAGTCTCAAGGGGTGTGGATGGATTGGGAAGTTGATATGAGTTGAGAGGGCAGCAAAGGGTGCACATAGAAGCTACATACATGCACTGCATCTGTAGGTAAACCCTTTGGAAGACTTGTTACAAATGTCGCATCTTGGCCGTGTTGTTATTCCAACTTTTGCTACGCATATCTGCAAAAGATCGAacttatttatgattttacacgtgggttcaaaatattttacattttaaaataaattatccaAATGTAAGATCAAATATACGAGGCTAAACCTGACAGACATgcaattaatatattatatatatacacacaacaTACGTACCCTATTTTGGTTTAGAGTGGAAAACGAGTTGGTGCTGGGCGTGCAGTGG
Protein-coding sequences here:
- the LOC142520399 gene encoding cell division control protein 2 homolog D, whose protein sequence is MEEKAKSAMEAFEKLEKVGEGTYGKVYRAREKATGKIVALKKTRLHEDEEGVPPTTLREVSLLRMLSRDPHVVRLMDVKQGQNKEGKTVLYLVFEYMDTDLKKYIRSFRQTGGHVPPAAVKSLMYQLCKGVAFCHGHGVLHRDLKPHNLLMDPKTMTLKIADLGLARSYTVPIKKYTHEILTLWYRAPEVLLGATHYSPAVDIWSVACIFAELVTNQALFAGDSELQQLLHIFRLLGTPNEKVWPGVSKLVNWHEYPQWSPQPLSSMVKELDEKGLNLLSEMLHYEPAKRISAKKAMEHPFFDDLDKSRL